From uncultured Fusobacterium sp., a single genomic window includes:
- the plsY gene encoding glycerol-3-phosphate 1-O-acyltransferase PlsY has product MKIIFFLVLGYVMGALPNGVWLGKYFKNIDIREHGSKNSGATNAYRVLGPKYGIMVLILDALKGFLPPFLASRFGVSGNILLVIGVLAIVGHSLSFFLNFKGGKGVATSLGVFLFLIPNVTLALLIIFILVVYFTRYISLGSIIAAAALPILTAFSPIRNNVGRTPLIIMTLLIGAFVIWRHRTNITRLMNGTENKFKLK; this is encoded by the coding sequence ATGAAAATAATATTTTTTTTAGTTTTAGGATATGTTATGGGAGCTTTGCCAAATGGTGTTTGGTTAGGGAAATATTTTAAAAATATAGATATAAGAGAGCATGGAAGTAAAAACTCAGGGGCTACAAATGCTTATAGAGTTCTTGGTCCAAAATATGGAATAATGGTATTAATTTTAGATGCACTAAAAGGTTTTTTACCTCCGTTTTTAGCTAGTAGATTTGGAGTTTCAGGAAATATCCTTTTAGTCATAGGAGTTTTAGCGATAGTTGGTCATTCTCTTTCATTCTTTTTAAATTTTAAAGGTGGAAAAGGAGTTGCAACAAGTTTAGGTGTATTTTTATTTTTAATTCCTAATGTTACATTAGCTCTATTAATTATATTTATATTAGTAGTATATTTTACAAGATATATATCATTAGGGTCTATAATAGCAGCAGCAGCACTTCCAATTCTTACTGCTTTTAGCCCTATTAGAAATAATGTTGGAAGAACTCCTTTAATAATAATGACACTTTTAATAGGAGCTTTTGTTATATGGAGACATAGGACAAATATTACTAGATTAATGAATGGAACAGAAAATAAATTTAAGCTAAAATAA
- the dnaN gene encoding DNA polymerase III subunit beta, whose product MIVRVKRQEFLKRLKIVEKVISENKIKPIISCTYLETKGDNLFFCGTNLETTITTETKVEEVIEEGKIVFQHQLVDEYLREIRDEEIILSVRDNNLYIESSDSASEFSLMNPEDFPNIIENVDSVKDKENFKINSVELANILEKVKFAASTSSDNLSINCIRMENEGKKLKFATTDTYRLVFLEKELDEIKGNVEVSIPLNTAEALTKLLKNMEEVEIVVYSTEKQIYFKMAETLMVSRVIDLVFPNYKGILGNDAYNKTLIINNDVFSKVLRRIIIFVKNNAESKYGATFELEGKLFKINGVNDIARINEQLEVEYEGERIKISLNAKFISEFIQNLDKDSDIILNFISPNSSVKIRQQSENNYLYVVMPLALKD is encoded by the coding sequence TTGATAGTAAGGGTAAAAAGACAGGAGTTCTTAAAAAGATTAAAAATAGTAGAGAAGGTTATTAGTGAAAATAAGATAAAACCAATAATCTCTTGTACATATTTAGAAACTAAAGGAGATAATCTATTTTTTTGTGGAACTAACTTAGAAACAACTATCACAACTGAAACAAAGGTAGAAGAGGTAATAGAAGAAGGAAAAATAGTTTTTCAACACCAATTAGTAGATGAATATTTAAGAGAGATAAGAGATGAAGAGATTATTTTAAGTGTAAGGGACAATAATCTTTATATAGAAAGTTCAGATTCTGCATCAGAATTTTCTTTAATGAATCCAGAAGATTTCCCTAATATTATAGAAAATGTAGATTCAGTAAAAGATAAAGAAAATTTTAAAATAAACAGTGTAGAACTTGCAAATATTTTAGAAAAAGTAAAATTTGCAGCCTCAACATCAAGTGATAATCTTTCTATAAACTGTATTAGGATGGAAAATGAAGGTAAGAAGTTAAAGTTTGCAACAACTGATACTTATAGACTTGTTTTCTTAGAAAAAGAATTAGATGAGATAAAAGGAAATGTAGAAGTTAGTATTCCATTAAATACAGCAGAAGCTCTAACTAAATTACTAAAAAATATGGAAGAAGTTGAAATAGTAGTATATTCAACAGAAAAACAGATATATTTTAAAATGGCTGAAACATTGATGGTTAGTAGAGTAATAGATTTAGTTTTCCCTAACTATAAAGGAATTTTAGGAAATGATGCTTATAATAAGACTCTTATTATAAATAACGATGTGTTTTCAAAGGTTTTAAGAAGAATAATAATATTTGTAAAGAATAATGCAGAGTCTAAATATGGAGCAACCTTTGAATTAGAAGGAAAACTTTTCAAAATAAATGGAGTTAATGATATTGCTAGAATTAATGAACAATTAGAAGTAGAGTATGAAGGGGAAAGAATAAAAATTTCTCTTAATGCTAAATTTATATCAGAGTTTATTCAAAACTTAGATAAAGATAGTGATATTATTTTAAACTTTATAAGTCCTAATAGTTCAGTGAAAATTAGACAGCAATCTGAAAACAACTATCTTTATGTAGTTATGCCACTTGCTTTAAAAGATTAA
- a CDS encoding patatin-like phospholipase family protein: MKKIINILIIFLIIYMQITPTKSFSSTIHKKNPQVLEEDIEIKKLKEQINILNNKIKFLEKSKAVKLKKDKNSIKIGLALSGGGAKGLAHVGVLRVLEENNIKIDYITGTSMGAVVGALYSIGYTPDEIEKLLLNTDWNSYINGELENKKVPLEQKVSNKQYAATIRYDKEFNLSLPKGIGNTEIIYLRLKKIFAGAEEINDFDKLPIPLRVVATDLNSGKAVALKKGDLARAVTASIAIPTILEPVEIDGNLYVDGLVSRNLPVEDALAMGSDIVIASDVGNEVKDNKDYNILSVLNQLVTIQSASSTQEQRNMATILISPDIQNYSATDTKKGKELVELGKKATLEQLYSIEKLPKREKKYQERMLEDRVYIENIKYTDKIPENKKEILSNLLEKYRDKYLSYDELEEIMLKIYSTDFINKVYYDVQGTTLVLDAEINPANIFGVGASYSTGYGTVFNIGTEFANTKKIGNTSSINAQFGDYLGISSDNFFYYGLSNKIGIFANASYNEAPLYLYDKGKKIADYTSENLRFETGILTQYNNEILAAYGVAFNYTDLKQDTGFSWTEQFEYSKKYNEAFLKLSLDKTNRVVNPTSGIKGEFNYVWEGTWGNSNSNLYGPLYVVDGYIPLSKKLTLSYGMYGGVISGDNISIDQYVKLGGTRNNIKNKEFAFYGYEVHQKLVDEFLIGRLGLEYEILKNLYIGTKWNIGSYSEVKDKEESMFGNNIPQMWRDYHQGFDLELKYTSLFGPIEFSLSKDNKDGEVISQFSIGYIFD, from the coding sequence ATGAAAAAGATTATAAATATACTGATAATATTTTTGATAATATATATGCAAATTACACCAACGAAAAGTTTTTCTAGTACTATACATAAAAAAAATCCTCAAGTATTGGAAGAAGATATAGAGATAAAAAAATTAAAAGAGCAGATAAATATTTTAAATAATAAAATAAAATTTTTAGAAAAATCTAAAGCTGTAAAATTAAAAAAAGATAAAAATAGTATAAAAATAGGCTTAGCTTTAAGTGGTGGTGGAGCAAAGGGACTTGCCCATGTTGGAGTTTTAAGAGTATTAGAGGAAAATAATATAAAGATTGACTATATAACAGGAACAAGTATGGGAGCTGTTGTAGGTGCTTTATATTCAATAGGTTATACTCCAGATGAGATAGAAAAACTACTTTTAAATACTGATTGGAATAGTTATATTAATGGAGAGTTGGAAAACAAAAAAGTTCCATTGGAGCAAAAAGTTAGCAATAAACAATATGCAGCTACTATTAGATATGATAAGGAGTTTAATCTTTCTTTGCCAAAAGGAATAGGAAATACAGAGATAATATATTTAAGATTAAAAAAGATTTTCGCAGGAGCAGAGGAGATCAATGATTTTGATAAACTACCAATTCCTTTAAGAGTGGTAGCAACGGATCTAAATAGTGGAAAAGCAGTAGCATTAAAAAAAGGAGATTTAGCAAGGGCAGTAACTGCAAGTATAGCTATACCAACAATATTAGAGCCTGTTGAAATAGATGGAAATCTTTATGTAGATGGATTGGTTTCAAGAAATCTTCCAGTAGAAGATGCTTTAGCAATGGGATCAGATATTGTAATAGCTAGTGATGTTGGAAATGAAGTAAAGGACAATAAAGATTATAATATTTTAAGTGTCCTAAATCAGTTGGTAACTATTCAAAGTGCATCATCAACACAGGAACAGAGAAATATGGCAACTATATTGATATCACCAGATATTCAAAATTATAGTGCAACTGATACTAAAAAAGGTAAAGAATTAGTAGAGTTAGGGAAAAAAGCTACTTTAGAACAACTTTATTCTATAGAAAAGCTTCCTAAAAGAGAGAAAAAATATCAAGAAAGAATGCTTGAAGACAGAGTATATATAGAAAATATTAAATATACAGATAAGATACCAGAGAATAAAAAAGAAATTTTATCAAATCTTTTAGAAAAATATAGAGATAAGTATCTTTCATATGATGAGTTAGAAGAAATTATGCTAAAAATATATAGCACAGATTTTATTAATAAGGTGTATTACGATGTTCAAGGCACAACGTTAGTTTTAGATGCAGAGATAAATCCTGCTAATATATTTGGAGTAGGAGCTAGTTACTCAACAGGATATGGAACAGTCTTTAATATAGGAACAGAGTTTGCAAATACTAAGAAAATAGGAAATACATCTTCAATTAATGCTCAGTTTGGAGATTATTTAGGAATATCATCAGATAACTTCTTCTATTATGGATTGTCTAATAAAATAGGTATTTTTGCAAATGCTTCTTATAATGAGGCACCTTTATATTTATATGATAAAGGGAAGAAAATAGCAGATTATACAAGTGAAAATTTAAGATTTGAAACAGGAATTTTAACACAATATAATAATGAAATATTAGCAGCTTATGGAGTAGCATTTAATTATACAGATTTAAAACAAGATACAGGATTTAGTTGGACAGAACAGTTTGAATATTCTAAAAAATATAATGAAGCTTTTTTAAAGTTAAGTTTGGATAAAACTAATAGAGTAGTAAATCCTACTTCTGGAATTAAAGGAGAATTTAACTATGTATGGGAAGGAACATGGGGAAATTCTAATTCTAATTTATATGGACCATTATATGTTGTTGATGGATATATTCCTTTGAGTAAGAAATTAACGTTATCTTATGGTATGTATGGAGGGGTAATTTCAGGAGACAATATCTCTATTGATCAATATGTTAAGTTAGGTGGAACAAGAAATAATATAAAAAATAAGGAGTTTGCTTTCTATGGATATGAAGTTCATCAAAAATTAGTTGATGAATTTTTGATAGGGAGATTAGGTTTAGAATATGAAATTTTAAAAAATTTATATATAGGAACAAAGTGGAATATAGGTAGCTATAGTGAGGTTAAAGATAAAGAAGAAAGTATGTTTGGAAATAATATTCCGCAGATGTGGAGAGATTATCATCAAGGGTTTGATTTAGAATTGAAATACACTTCTTTATTTGGACCAATAGAATTTTCTTTATCAAAAGATAATAAAGATGGAGAGGTAATTTCACAATTTAGTATTGGTTATATATTTGATTAA
- the trxA gene encoding thioredoxin, with protein MAILHITKENFEKEVLKSEVPVVVDFWAAWCGPCKALAPRLEEADSQLNSEVKIAKINIDEEEELAAQFRVMSIPTLLLFKNGTPVEKSVGLVSTEELLEFAKK; from the coding sequence ATGGCAATTTTACATATAACTAAAGAAAATTTTGAAAAAGAGGTTTTAAAATCAGAGGTTCCTGTAGTAGTAGATTTCTGGGCAGCATGGTGTGGACCTTGTAAAGCTTTAGCACCTAGACTTGAAGAAGCTGATTCTCAACTTAACTCTGAAGTTAAAATAGCAAAAATTAACATTGATGAAGAGGAAGAATTAGCAGCCCAATTTAGAGTAATGAGCATTCCTACTTTATTACTATTTAAAAATGGAACTCCTGTTGAAAAATCTGTTGGTTTAGTTTCAACTGAAGAACTTTTAGAGTTTGCAAAAAAATAA
- a CDS encoding DUF116 domain-containing protein → MLFLFTDRKKNPVEKNEIAVKFLEYNNKIVEKELKNRKINKVLILLPHCIQKYVCPYKVTSDIENCRNCGQCVISELLQLKKEYPVEIKVATGGTLARKHIKEIKPSLVIAVACKRDLMSGIHDAFPVRVIGVFNKILNEPCVNTTVSIEEIRRVLKNFYKI, encoded by the coding sequence ATGTTATTTTTGTTTACAGATAGAAAAAAAAATCCTGTGGAAAAGAATGAAATAGCAGTAAAATTTTTAGAATACAACAATAAAATAGTAGAGAAAGAGTTAAAAAATAGGAAGATTAATAAAGTCTTAATTTTATTACCTCATTGTATTCAAAAATATGTATGTCCATATAAGGTAACATCAGATATAGAAAATTGTCGTAATTGTGGACAGTGTGTTATAAGTGAGCTGTTACAATTAAAAAAAGAGTACCCCGTTGAGATAAAAGTAGCCACTGGGGGTACATTGGCAAGAAAACATATAAAAGAGATAAAACCAAGTTTAGTGATAGCAGTGGCATGTAAGAGAGATTTAATGTCTGGAATTCATGATGCTTTTCCTGTAAGAGTAATCGGAGTATTTAATAAAATACTTAATGAACCATGTGTAAATACAACTGTATCTATTGAAGAAATAAGAAGAGTTTTAAAAAATTTTTATAAAATTTAG
- a CDS encoding TSUP family transporter, with protein sequence MFSLVEGASFSSFIFLGLACFFAAFIDAIAGGGGLISLPAFLASGLPAHVALGTNKIAACCSTIASSAKFAQSGKINWAMMKKLAGFSFVGAVLGVKTVVMIDSKYLYPIAIVLLLLVLIYTLHNKNLGEENQFKELTSQNIKYGIIMALVMGFYDGFFGPGTGSFLIFALIRIFKLDFTNASGNAKILNLSSNIASVIVFSYMGKVNLLYAFSMAAIMIVGATIGAKMAVTKGSKFIKPMFLIITTIVLTKMIAESIFHLDISGLIKSYMSIFI encoded by the coding sequence ATGTTTAGTTTAGTTGAAGGGGCTAGTTTCTCATCTTTTATCTTTTTAGGATTAGCCTGTTTTTTTGCTGCTTTTATTGATGCTATCGCTGGTGGTGGTGGACTTATTAGTTTACCTGCATTTTTAGCCTCTGGTTTACCTGCTCATGTAGCTTTAGGTACTAATAAAATTGCTGCTTGTTGTTCTACTATTGCAAGTAGTGCTAAATTTGCTCAATCTGGAAAAATAAATTGGGCTATGATGAAAAAATTAGCTGGTTTCTCTTTTGTTGGTGCTGTATTAGGTGTTAAAACTGTAGTGATGATTGATTCTAAATACCTGTATCCTATAGCAATAGTACTTTTACTTTTAGTTCTTATCTATACTCTTCATAATAAAAATTTAGGTGAAGAAAATCAATTTAAGGAACTTACTAGCCAAAACATTAAGTATGGAATTATAATGGCTTTAGTTATGGGATTTTATGATGGTTTCTTTGGACCAGGTACTGGTTCCTTCTTAATTTTTGCTCTTATAAGAATATTTAAGTTAGATTTTACAAATGCTAGTGGAAATGCAAAAATACTAAATCTCTCAAGTAATATTGCCAGTGTCATTGTTTTCTCTTATATGGGAAAAGTTAATCTTCTCTATGCTTTCTCTATGGCTGCTATTATGATAGTTGGGGCTACTATTGGAGCTAAAATGGCTGTAACAAAAGGAAGTAAATTTATTAAACCTATGTTTTTAATTATTACAACTATTGTTTTAACTAAAATGATTGCTGAGTCAATATTCCATCTTGATATCTCTGGTCTTATAAAATCTTATATGTCTATTTTTATTTAA
- a CDS encoding tetratricopeptide repeat protein, protein MKKLHWMLALLLSTNMILVASEREDIAFLDELYKQKRFSIAVTESVKFLKKYPESKHTKNIQDRIAKAYLLQEDYENAIVYFKMLSLNSSLSRKEKDEINFYLMKCYTALGESETSETYLKALDKNGSYYEKAFYDAAMTYLAKENYPKAEELFKKLIELNKKYADDSMLGLAMVAYNRGEYPKTILYLDNYSKNSGKNKVMMNYLYGSAYYKQNRVDDAIIAFKKVVERDKSSAYGRKSILNLIEIYSNRGNGEIVENYVSMLQGTKEYGEAMRMMGDLYATKGDYNRAISYYSKTNTPNDPKLMYGYGFSLYKLNRLKEAQKYFESLKKTDYYNQSLYYIFAIDYKLKNYSKIIRNRDEIKRVVVNQQDTDNINLIIANSAYEIGEYKLSKDYYGRLYARTPNLENLYRIIVIDNKVEDIDDLQRRFYEYKAKYPTDTEYRRNIYFSVGEAYYKNGKIDLAIDTYKEFLEQGKDFNILNNLVVSLLSEQRYDEMMEYLNSEDGEGNLEIKYLKGIASVGMGKYDEADRYFTELETDTTADATMQEKVKFNKMRNYFLWEKYDEAINYGESYLTLEKPENKNEALDKLAISYFRKDNFEKSREYYLKLSTEKGFEAYGKFQIAESYYSEKNYEKAKEEYKYVVDNYGDSAYGEKAFYWYLIILLNSGDTVNFEKGKNEFLVKYPVSRMKDTLLMMSGEIYENSNDSEKALKNYEELYSSSIDPIVKDNTAAKILDIHLAKNNLKAAQKYIEGITNLDIKSYYDSLIYEKQGNKKAAMAEYEKLLKSPRYKDYACINIGSNYFKNKNYKEAKKYYLQVNEMENSIYKDFVLYQLANINEIEGKNDEALSGYTKGYIMYNGQYSQVSKLKAAQLNEKMKKDKEAIVLYKELYSLGKELNYREFVLEKLIYLTLKSGNKVEATKYYNELKGMNAEKAKKYADFFK, encoded by the coding sequence TTGAAAAAGTTACATTGGATGCTTGCACTGTTATTAAGTACAAATATGATATTAGTTGCTTCTGAAAGAGAGGATATTGCATTTTTAGATGAATTGTATAAACAAAAAAGATTTTCTATAGCAGTAACAGAATCAGTAAAATTTTTAAAAAAATATCCAGAATCGAAGCATACAAAAAATATACAAGATAGAATAGCAAAGGCATATTTATTACAAGAAGATTATGAAAATGCAATAGTTTATTTTAAAATGTTATCTCTTAATAGTAGCTTAAGTAGAAAAGAAAAAGATGAGATAAACTTTTATTTAATGAAGTGTTATACTGCTTTGGGAGAAAGCGAAACAAGTGAGACTTATCTTAAAGCTTTAGATAAAAATGGAAGTTATTATGAAAAAGCTTTTTATGATGCTGCTATGACATATTTAGCAAAAGAGAATTATCCTAAAGCAGAGGAATTGTTTAAAAAGTTAATAGAATTAAATAAAAAATATGCAGATGATTCAATGCTAGGATTAGCAATGGTAGCATATAATAGAGGGGAGTATCCAAAAACAATATTGTATTTAGATAATTACTCTAAAAATAGTGGAAAAAATAAAGTGATGATGAACTATCTTTATGGATCAGCTTATTATAAGCAAAATAGAGTAGATGATGCTATAATTGCCTTTAAAAAGGTTGTAGAGAGAGATAAATCAAGTGCTTATGGAAGAAAGTCAATACTTAATCTGATAGAAATATACAGTAATAGAGGAAATGGAGAAATTGTAGAGAATTATGTTTCTATGCTTCAAGGAACAAAGGAATATGGAGAGGCTATGAGAATGATGGGAGATCTATATGCTACTAAGGGAGATTATAATAGAGCAATTAGCTATTATTCTAAAACTAATACTCCAAACGACCCAAAATTAATGTATGGATATGGATTTTCTCTATATAAATTAAATAGATTAAAAGAGGCACAAAAATACTTTGAAAGCTTAAAGAAAACAGATTATTATAATCAATCTTTATACTATATTTTTGCTATAGATTATAAGTTAAAAAATTATAGTAAGATAATTAGAAATAGAGATGAGATAAAAAGAGTTGTTGTAAATCAACAGGATACAGATAATATAAACCTTATAATTGCAAACTCTGCCTATGAAATTGGAGAGTATAAATTATCAAAAGATTATTATGGTAGACTTTATGCAAGAACTCCTAATCTTGAAAATCTATATAGAATAATAGTAATAGATAATAAAGTTGAGGATATTGATGATCTACAAAGAAGATTCTATGAATATAAAGCTAAATATCCTACAGATACTGAATACAGAAGAAATATTTATTTCTCTGTTGGAGAAGCATATTATAAAAATGGAAAAATTGATCTAGCAATAGACACATACAAAGAGTTTTTAGAGCAAGGAAAAGATTTTAATATTTTAAATAACTTAGTAGTTTCTTTACTTAGTGAGCAAAGATATGATGAGATGATGGAATATTTAAATTCTGAAGATGGAGAAGGAAATCTTGAAATAAAATATTTAAAAGGGATAGCATCTGTTGGAATGGGAAAATATGATGAAGCAGATAGATATTTCACTGAATTAGAAACAGATACTACAGCTGATGCAACTATGCAAGAAAAAGTAAAATTTAATAAGATGAGAAATTATTTCTTATGGGAAAAATATGATGAGGCAATTAATTATGGAGAAAGTTATCTAACTTTAGAGAAGCCTGAAAATAAAAATGAAGCCTTAGACAAATTAGCAATTAGTTACTTTAGAAAAGATAATTTTGAAAAAAGTAGAGAGTATTATTTGAAGTTATCAACTGAAAAGGGATTTGAAGCATATGGAAAATTCCAAATAGCAGAATCATACTACTCTGAAAAGAATTATGAAAAGGCTAAGGAAGAGTATAAATATGTAGTAGATAACTATGGTGATAGTGCTTATGGAGAAAAGGCTTTTTATTGGTATTTGATAATACTTTTAAATAGTGGAGACACTGTTAATTTTGAAAAGGGTAAAAATGAGTTTCTTGTAAAATATCCAGTTAGTAGAATGAAAGATACTCTTTTAATGATGTCTGGAGAGATCTATGAAAATAGTAATGACAGTGAAAAAGCTTTAAAAAATTATGAAGAGCTTTATAGTAGTTCTATAGATCCAATTGTAAAAGATAATACAGCAGCTAAGATTTTAGATATTCATTTAGCTAAAAATAATCTAAAAGCAGCTCAAAAATATATTGAAGGAATAACAAATTTAGATATAAAAAGTTATTATGATTCACTTATTTATGAGAAACAAGGAAATAAAAAAGCTGCAATGGCTGAATATGAAAAATTATTAAAAAGTCCAAGATATAAAGATTATGCTTGTATAAATATAGGATCAAATTATTTTAAAAATAAAAACTATAAAGAAGCAAAAAAATATTATTTACAAGTTAATGAGATGGAAAATAGTATATACAAAGATTTTGTATTATATCAGTTAGCTAATATAAATGAAATAGAAGGAAAAAATGATGAAGCTTTAAGTGGATATACAAAAGGCTATATAATGTATAATGGTCAATATTCACAAGTTTCTAAATTGAAAGCAGCTCAACTTAATGAAAAGATGAAAAAAGATAAGGAAGCAATAGTACTTTAT
- a CDS encoding NAD(P)H-dependent glycerol-3-phosphate dehydrogenase: MEKVVIIGAGSWGTALGLVLARKEYDVTLWEFNQERAEEIQRERENKRFLPGVKFPDNLKVTNKKEGLLDGIKYVVFSVPSQVLRKVIGSFSNDITEDMLLVNTAKGIEVSTGMRLSEVMKDEIKGKFHKNIVVLSGPTHAEEVAIGIPTTIVAAGVKENAARIQELFNSKNFRVYLNEDITGVEIGAAVKNCLAIGAGIADGMGFGDNTKAALITRGIAEMTRFGKACGAKEITFSGLSGIGDLIVTCASKHSRNRHVGECLGKGQKLKQILDEMTMVAEGVPTVKAVYEQAKAKNISMPILEATYNILYKDADATSMVTELMERTLKEEFY; this comes from the coding sequence ATGGAAAAAGTAGTTATCATAGGTGCAGGAAGTTGGGGGACAGCGTTAGGGCTTGTTTTAGCAAGAAAAGAGTACGATGTAACTTTATGGGAGTTTAATCAAGAGAGAGCAGAAGAGATTCAAAGAGAAAGAGAGAATAAAAGATTTTTACCAGGAGTAAAGTTTCCAGATAATTTAAAGGTTACTAATAAAAAAGAAGGATTGTTAGATGGAATAAAATATGTTGTATTTTCAGTACCATCTCAAGTTTTAAGAAAAGTAATTGGAAGCTTTTCAAATGATATTACAGAGGATATGTTACTTGTAAATACTGCAAAAGGGATAGAGGTTTCAACAGGAATGCGTCTATCTGAAGTAATGAAAGATGAGATAAAAGGTAAATTTCATAAAAATATAGTTGTCTTATCAGGACCTACTCATGCTGAAGAGGTAGCAATAGGAATACCAACAACTATTGTAGCAGCAGGAGTAAAAGAAAATGCAGCTAGAATACAAGAATTGTTTAATAGTAAAAACTTTAGAGTATATCTTAATGAAGATATAACTGGAGTTGAAATTGGTGCAGCAGTTAAAAACTGTTTAGCTATAGGAGCAGGTATTGCTGATGGAATGGGATTTGGAGATAATACAAAAGCTGCTTTAATAACAAGAGGAATAGCAGAAATGACAAGATTTGGGAAAGCTTGTGGAGCAAAAGAGATAACTTTTTCAGGGTTAAGTGGAATAGGAGATTTAATAGTTACTTGTGCAAGTAAGCACAGCAGAAATAGACATGTTGGAGAGTGTTTAGGAAAGGGTCAAAAACTTAAACAGATACTGGATGAGATGACAATGGTAGCTGAAGGGGTACCAACAGTAAAGGCAGTTTATGAGCAAGCGAAAGCTAAAAATATATCAATGCCAATATTAGAAGCAACTTATAATATTCTTTATAAAGATGCTGATGCAACAAGTATGGTAACTGAGCTTATGGAAAGAACTTTAAAAGAAGAGTTTTATTAA
- a CDS encoding RNA polymerase sigma factor RpoD/SigA, whose translation MADNDLITLYLKDIKKHKLLSKEEEFVLLVKAKNGDIEAKNELITSNLKLVVNIAKGYVNKGMSFIDLISEGNMGLIYAIDKFDIDKGFRFSTYAVWWIRQAIMKAIIVKGREIRIPSYKYDLLNKINRYIMDKLQTGGNYPPVEQIAKDLHIEAEKVENIIRDFQDPMSLSMSIGEDISLEDTIAQEQEISMEEEIFREMGMKRVRDLIEELDEREKSILKQRYGLDGSDIYTLEEIGQKLNITRERVRQIEKRTLEKLKFKYTKDLKESFFN comes from the coding sequence ATGGCCGATAATGATCTTATAACTTTATATTTAAAAGATATAAAAAAACATAAACTATTAAGTAAAGAGGAGGAGTTTGTCCTTCTAGTAAAAGCTAAAAATGGGGATATTGAAGCTAAAAATGAATTGATAACCTCTAATCTAAAATTGGTAGTAAATATAGCCAAAGGTTATGTCAATAAAGGAATGAGCTTTATTGATTTAATTAGTGAAGGGAATATGGGACTTATCTATGCAATTGATAAATTTGATATAGATAAGGGGTTTAGATTTTCAACTTATGCAGTTTGGTGGATAAGACAAGCTATTATGAAGGCTATTATCGTTAAAGGAAGAGAGATAAGAATTCCATCATATAAGTATGATTTGTTAAATAAGATAAACAGATATATAATGGATAAACTTCAAACTGGAGGAAACTATCCCCCAGTAGAACAAATAGCTAAAGATCTTCATATAGAGGCAGAAAAAGTGGAAAATATAATAAGAGATTTCCAAGACCCGATGTCTTTGAGTATGTCAATTGGTGAAGATATATCTTTAGAAGATACTATAGCTCAAGAGCAAGAGATTTCTATGGAAGAGGAGATCTTTCGTGAAATGGGAATGAAACGTGTAAGAGATTTGATTGAAGAACTTGATGAAAGGGAAAAATCAATATTAAAACAGAGATATGGATTAGATGGCTCTGATATTTATACACTTGAAGAGATTGGACAAAAATTGAATATAACTCGTGAAAGAGTTCGTCAAATAGAGAAAAGGACATTAGAAAAGCTTAAATTTAAATATACTAAAGATTTAAAAGAGAGTTTTTTTAATTAA